Proteins from a single region of Candidatus Methylomirabilis sp.:
- the gyrA gene encoding DNA gyrase subunit A, translated as MPEEQQPISLNQVGEVRPTDIHEEMRRSYLDYAMSVIIGRALPDVRDGLKPVHRRVLYAMQELGLTWGRPHKKAARVVGEVLGKYHPHGDTAVYDTIVRLVQDFSMRYPLIDGQGNFGSVDGDAPAAMRYTEVRLAKIAQEMLRDIDKETVDLAPNFDDTLEEPTLLPAALPNLLVNGSSGIAVGMATNIPPHNLGETVDALLLLLEDPATTLDRLMAVLPGPDFPTGAYIYGRAGIRDAYLTGRGLVRMRAKAFVEKGRGGRESIIVSALPYQVNKAKLIERIAELVRDRKIEGISDLRDESDREGMRIVIELKKDEMAPPILNQLYKHTAMQSTFGVIMLALVDNQPKVLALKETLQHFIDHRKTIVIRRTRFDLRKAEERAHILEGYRTALDHLDAVIALIRRSRSVDDARAGLMDQFGMSQIQAQAILDLRLQRLTQLERQKIQDEYSETIAAIERYRAILASEALVCQIIKEELAALRETYADPRRTQILEETAEIELEDMLADEEMVIPITHSGYIKRSNLNVYRSQRRGGKGMTGMATKEEDYVEHLFVATTHSYLLLFTNQGKVHWLKVHELPQLGHAAKGKPLINFLQLGAEEKITTMIPIRQFEVDRYLLMVTKRGIIKKTELNAYDNPRAGGIIALTLDEGDELIAVRMTKGDDEILLGTKGGMAIRFKEDEVRPVGRGARGVKGISLEANDEVVGAEVVSQGAAVLTVTERGYGKRTDPEEYRLQSRGGKGIINIRITDRNGPGVGMMLVRPGDQIMMISQEGRITRLRVDEISLIGRATQGVRLQGLTPSDRVAAVTRLVSDEDGEGEPAASEPLPEPGGEADPLDEA; from the coding sequence ATGCCTGAGGAGCAACAGCCCATCTCGTTAAATCAGGTGGGCGAGGTCAGACCCACGGACATCCACGAGGAGATGCGCCGGTCGTATCTGGACTACGCCATGAGCGTCATCATCGGCCGGGCCCTCCCTGACGTGCGGGACGGACTCAAACCCGTCCATCGCCGGGTGCTCTATGCCATGCAAGAGCTGGGACTTACCTGGGGCCGCCCCCATAAGAAAGCAGCCCGCGTCGTGGGCGAGGTCCTGGGAAAGTACCATCCCCACGGTGACACGGCGGTCTACGATACGATTGTCCGCCTGGTCCAGGACTTTTCGATGCGATACCCTCTCATCGATGGCCAAGGCAACTTCGGCTCAGTGGACGGAGACGCGCCCGCAGCGATGCGGTATACCGAGGTCCGGCTGGCGAAGATCGCCCAGGAGATGCTCCGGGACATCGATAAAGAGACGGTGGATCTGGCGCCAAACTTCGACGATACACTCGAAGAGCCGACGCTGCTGCCGGCAGCGCTGCCAAATCTGCTGGTCAACGGCTCCTCGGGAATCGCAGTCGGGATGGCCACCAACATTCCGCCTCACAACCTCGGCGAGACGGTCGATGCTCTGCTGCTGCTGCTTGAGGACCCGGCCACGACACTGGATCGGCTGATGGCTGTGCTGCCCGGGCCGGACTTTCCAACGGGCGCCTATATCTATGGCAGGGCCGGGATCCGGGACGCCTACCTGACGGGCCGGGGCCTGGTCCGGATGCGCGCGAAGGCGTTTGTGGAGAAGGGCAGGGGCGGCAGGGAGAGTATCATTGTCTCGGCGCTACCGTATCAGGTGAACAAGGCGAAGCTGATCGAGCGGATCGCCGAACTGGTTCGAGATCGGAAGATCGAGGGGATCTCAGACTTGCGGGATGAGTCGGATCGGGAGGGGATGCGAATCGTCATCGAGCTCAAAAAGGACGAGATGGCCCCCCCAATCCTCAATCAGCTCTATAAACACACCGCAATGCAATCCACCTTCGGCGTGATTATGCTGGCCCTCGTGGACAACCAGCCGAAGGTGCTGGCGCTGAAGGAGACGCTCCAGCACTTCATCGATCACCGGAAGACCATCGTCATTCGGCGGACCCGCTTCGACCTCAGGAAAGCCGAGGAACGGGCCCACATCTTGGAGGGGTATCGGACTGCGCTGGACCATCTGGACGCGGTCATTGCCCTCATCCGCCGGTCCCGTTCGGTGGACGACGCCCGCGCTGGGTTGATGGACCAGTTCGGGATGAGCCAGATCCAGGCCCAGGCAATCCTCGATCTTCGCCTGCAGCGCCTGACACAACTTGAGCGACAGAAGATCCAGGACGAATACAGCGAGACCATAGCGGCCATCGAGCGGTACCGCGCCATTCTGGCCAGCGAAGCCCTGGTGTGCCAGATCATCAAGGAGGAGTTGGCGGCCTTGAGGGAGACGTATGCCGACCCACGCCGCACACAGATCCTCGAAGAGACGGCGGAGATCGAGCTGGAGGACATGCTGGCCGACGAGGAGATGGTCATTCCCATTACTCATAGCGGCTATATCAAGCGGAGCAACCTCAATGTCTATCGGAGCCAGCGCCGAGGAGGCAAGGGGATGACCGGGATGGCGACCAAAGAAGAGGACTACGTGGAGCACCTCTTCGTCGCCACGACCCACAGCTACCTCCTGCTCTTCACGAACCAGGGGAAGGTGCATTGGCTCAAGGTGCACGAACTGCCCCAACTCGGACATGCGGCGAAAGGCAAGCCCCTTATCAACTTCTTGCAACTGGGGGCCGAGGAGAAAATCACCACCATGATCCCGATCCGTCAATTTGAGGTAGATCGCTACCTTCTGATGGTAACCAAGCGGGGGATCATCAAGAAGACCGAGCTCAACGCCTACGACAACCCAAGGGCCGGGGGCATTATTGCTCTTACGCTGGATGAGGGGGACGAGTTGATTGCCGTCCGGATGACCAAAGGGGACGACGAGATCCTGCTTGGCACCAAGGGGGGGATGGCGATCCGATTTAAAGAGGACGAGGTCCGGCCTGTCGGACGGGGGGCCCGCGGCGTCAAGGGGATCTCGCTGGAAGCGAACGATGAGGTGGTTGGGGCCGAGGTGGTGTCGCAGGGCGCGGCAGTTCTCACGGTGACGGAGCGGGGGTACGGCAAGCGGACCGACCCCGAAGAGTACCGGTTGCAGAGTCGGGGCGGCAAGGGGATCATCAACATCCGGATCACCGACAGAAACGGTCCCGGGGTTGGGATGATGCTGGTGCGGCCCGGCGATCAGATCATGATGATTTCTCAGGAAGGAAGAATTACGAGGCTGCGAGTGGATGAGATCAGCCTCATCGGGAGGGCGACCCAAGGGGTGCGGCTGCAGGGACTCACGCCCAGCGATCGCGTGGCCGCAGTGACGCGGCTGGTGAGCGACGAAGATGGCGAAGGAGAGCCGGCAGCGTCGGAGCCCCTACCAGAACCGGGAGGGGAAGCGGATCCGCTCGACGAGGCTTGA